A window of Gimesia sp. genomic DNA:
AATCGGCCTGGCGGTGCTGGCGACTACCATTTCACTAGTGATCGTCTTTCTGCCGGTGTCGTTTCTGTCGAGCGTCACCGGGCGACTGCTGTTCCAGTTCGGATTGACGGCGACGGTGGCGATTCTGGTTTCGATGCTTGTCAGTTTCTCCCTGACACCGATGATGTGCAGCAAGCTGCTCAAGGCAGAGACGCCCAGTCCGAACGGACCGAGTTCCCGTTCGGGATTCTATCACCTGGTGGAAACCTCTTATCTCTGGACGCTGAAACAGTCGTTGCGGTTTCGCTGGCTGGTACTGGCGGTTTCCATCGCGGTGATCTGCAGTAACTATCCGCTGTATCAGCTGGTGAAGCAGGATTATATTCCGCTCAACGTGGATGAGTCCGAGTTTGAAATTCGTCTCGAGGCCCGGCAGGGGGCGACGCTGCAGTCGATGAATGATCTGATTGAGCGGGCCGAGACGATCCTGACCGATACGGAGGGAGTGAAAACGATTCTGCTGACGGTGGGGTCCGGAGGCTTCGGCGATGTGAACCGGGCGAGTTTCTTCGTGCGGCTGACCGACAGCGAGACGCGTACGTTTTCGTTTGATCGTTTCTTCGCCGGACTCATGCACGCCGACCTGACCGCGGCGTTTCGGGGCAATTTCACCCAGCGCGAGAAGATGTCGGAGATCCGCAAGAAACTGAAACAGATTCCCGATACCCGCATCTCGGTGCGAAACCTGACTTCACTCCGACAGGGGGCGCCGGTGGATATCGACTTTTCGATTACCGGACCGGATATCGACGGTCTGCTGGAGTTCAGTAACAAGCTGCGGGAGAAGGTGAAAACGATTCCGGGTATCGTGGACGTCTATTCCACGCTGCAGATCGATAATCCAGAACTGCTGGCCCGCATCGATCGCGAACGGGCGGCTGCTCTGGGCATTGATGTGCGGGAGATTGCCGATACGCTGCGAGTTGCAGTCGGCGGAGATGATCGTGTTTCCCGATACCGCGACCGGAGTGTGGACGACGCTTATGATGTCGAGCTGCGACTGGTCGGACTGGACCGGGGGGATATCCAGTCGGTTTCCCAGTTATATGTGCGGACCAGTCCGCAGGCGACGGGGGACGTTACTTCCTCCTCGGCACAAACCGGATCGCGGCTGGCGCGGATCGATAACGTGGTCAACTTTGAATACAACACGGCTGCTTCGCGTATTGACCGGTTGAACCGTCAGAAGATGGTCGCCGTGCGGGCGAACCTGGCGCCGGGCTATGCCTTGGGCGACGGAATCGAGGCGATGAAAGCGGCTGCGGAAGAGATCGGAATTCCGGATGGCTACAATACGATGGTGCTGGGGGGCGGCCGCGAACTGGAACGCACGCTCTCGGACTTTGGCTGGACGATGGTGCTGTCGTTCGTCTTCATGTATATCGTGCTGGCGGCCCAATTCGAGAACCTGGTGCATCCGATGGTGATTCTGCTTTCGCTGCCATTGGCGGTTCCCTTTGGTCTGTTGAGTCTGCACTGGGGAGGCGAGACGCTGAACCTGTACTCGGCCCTGGGGATTCTGGTGCTGTTCGGCGTGGTGAAAAAGGCGGCGATTCTGCAGATCGATCATACGAATGCACTGCAGGAGCAGGGCTTCCCCCGTTACCAGGCGATCCTGCAGGCGAACCGCGATCGTCTGCGACCGATTCTGATGACGACCCTCTCGTTCGTAGCGGGTCTGATTCCGCTGTTGATTGCCACCGGTCCCGGTGCAGAAGAACGGCGGTCTATCGCAGTGCTGGCGGTAGGGGGGCAGACACTATCACTGCTGCTGACCCTGCTGGCGATTCCCGTGCTGTATACGTTCTTCGATGATCTCTCGGCCCTGTTTATGAAGTGGACCGGCAACGAGAAGAAGAAGCCAGCTGCGCCCGCGCACAGTGTGCCACATGAAGTTCCGCCCGTGCATGTGCTGGCAGCGCATATTCCACCTCCCGAACCCGCACCGACGAGCACAGAGCAGACTTGAAGCGTGGGTGACAGGTCAGCCGTCGCGAGAATCGGACTTACTTATTGACTTCCCGCAGAGATGGCAGTAGCCTAAAAATGCTTAAGTGATGTCTCCCGCCAAAGGAATGGTTTGTGAAGAGGAAACATCGATGTCTCTATCCCGTCCTGTCTGGCAAAGCACGTCTTCCCCGATTTCCCTTAAAGAGCAGGCTCAGGCTGGTTACGACCACTGCAGTCACTCTGGAACAGGAATATGACAACCATGCGCTCTACCATGAATACCGTCGTTGTGTTGTTGTGTCTGGCACTGTTATCTGTTGAAAGCCGTTTGCAGGCTGCTGAGGGTTTGCGGGTGACCCGTGATCTGCAGGTCCTGTACACGTTTGAAGCGGGCCAGGGAGATCTGATTCAGGATCGTTCGGAGGTCGGGGAACCGCTGAATCTGAACATTAAGAATCCGTCAGAGATCAAGTGGCAGGAGGGAGTATTGACCGTCAAGGGGTCGGCCCGGATTCAGTCAGCAGAGCCAGCCGGCAAACTCATCAAAGCACTTCGCCGGGCGAATGCATGCACCGTCGAGGCCTGGTTGAAACCGGCCCACGATCGGCAGAAGGGACCCGCGCGGATTGTTTCACTGTCGCGAGATCCGAATCAGCGTAATCTGACACTGGGTCAGGAGGGCAGACGCTATGATGTGCGTTTACGGACGACGTCCACCAGCGGGAACGGTATGCCTTCCATGACGTCTCCGGATCGACTGGCCCAGCCACGGCTGACGCATGTGGTCTATACCCGCGACCCAGCGGGAAGGGCACTGCTATATGTAAATGGAAAGTTGCAGGCCGAGAAACGAATTCGGGGGAACCTGTCCAACTGGGATCAGTCCTTCTCACTGACACTGGCCAATGAAGCGACCGGCGATCGTCCCTGGCAGGGGGATCTGTTTCTGGTCGCCGTTTACAGTCGGGCGCTGACCAAAGCGGAAGTCGAGCAGAATTATCGCGCGGGAGAAAAGGGGAAACCTTCCGAGCAGGATCTGTTGGCGCTGGCCCAGGCGAAGCAGAGAAAGCTGTTTGAAACGAAAGTCGCACCGCTGCTGGCACAGAACTGCCTCGAATGTCATGACGCCGCCAGCCGGAAAGGGGGACTGGACCTCTCGCACAAAGCGACGGCCTTCGCGGGTGGGGAGAGCGGAAAAATCATCGTGCCGGGGTCAGCGGAGAAAAGTCTGCTGTGGGAACAGATCGTCTCGGGTGATATGCCGCCCGGAAATACGCCCCTCAAGCCGGCTGAGAAAGCGTTGCTCAAAGAATGGTTGAATGGCGGCGCCCACTGGTCAGTGAACATGATCGATCCCGCCATCTATAACGGGAACAGCAGTGCGCAGGAGATCTGGGTGCAGCGGCTGACGATTCCGGAATACATCGAAACAGTCAAAAGCACGGTGGGCGTGGATATCAGCCAGGAGGCCTACGAACTGCTGCCACCTGATTTGCGGGCCGATGGTTTCAGCAATACCGCGTACAATCTGAATGTGGACCTCAAGCATGTGCAGGCGTATGCCCGGCTGGCGGAACTGATTGTGCAGCGGATGGACGTCCTGAAGTTCGCGCGGCAGTTTTCCAGTTCGCGGAGTCTGAATACGGATGCCACGATGCGAAAGTTCGTGGGGGCGATGGGACAGCGGCTGTTCCGCGGTCCGCTGGACGAGCGTGAGATTACGAACTTCAGCGGGATCGCGACGACCGTGGCCAGCGCTGGAGGCACCTATGAAGAGGGAGTCTCTCTGATCCTGGAAGCGATGCTGCAGTCACCTCGGTTTATCTATCGGATTGAATCGCAACGAGGGGACGGGGCGGCGTTTACCGCAGGTAACTTTGAACTGGCATCGCGATTGAGTTATATCATCTGGGGGGGACCTCCCGATGAGGAACTGCTCAAGGCGGCGCAGGCAGGGAAGCTGACCGATGAGGATGTCTGTCGGAAACAGGTGGCGCGGATGCTGAAAGATCCGCGTGCGGTGGATCGCTCGGCTCAGTTTGTTTCGGACTGGCTGAACCTGGATCGGCTGGCCAACATGCGACCCAACGAGTTGCGGTTCCCGGAATGGGATCCGCAACTGGGGCTGGATATGCGTGAGGAGACACTGGCGTTCTTCAAGGAGATTGCCTGGAGGGAGAACCGACCGTTGTCTGATCTGTTCAATGCCCAGGTGACCTTCGCGACGCCTCAACTGGCCCGACATTACGGTTTGACACCGCAGGGCCAGGGGCTGCAGCGGTACGATCTGTCGAAGGTTCCCGCGCGGGGCGGCTTGCTGACGCAGGGGAGTATTCTCACGATGGGTGGGGATGACGCTTCGATGGTGACCCGCGGGCTGTTTGTTTTGAAAGATCTGCTGCGTGGCGTGATCGGTGCACCGCCGCCGGGCGTGGATACCACACCGGTGCCTTCGCGACCGGGACAGTCACAAAGGATGATCGCCGAAAAGCGGATGGCCAACGAGGCGTGTGCGGGCTGTCATACCCGGTTCGAGCCGCTGGCGTTCGGGCTGGAGAAGTATGATGGCATCGGTGCGTTTCACGAGATCGATGAATATAAGAACCGACTGCGGAGCGATGGAGAAATCCTGGTTCCGGGGACGGCGAAACCGGTGGCATTCAGCACGCCCGCGGAGTTGATGGATCTGCTGGCCGAAAGCGAGCGAGTGCGTGAAACGATCACCTGGAAGCTGACGCAGTTTTCGCTGGGGCGCCCGCTGGGTCCTGCGGATGCGTCGACGGTACAAAAAATTCATGAAACGTCCCAGCAGGGGGGCGGTACTTATCCGAGTCTGCTCACCGCGATTGTGATGAGTGATCTGGTGCAGAAAGTGCGTACCGAGGGGCAGAGTGACTAAGCTGGTGGAACTTCTTGTTTGGAAATTACTGGTGTCCTGATCTCAGCCGTTTATCATATTTGCATTATCAACCACAGGCGGGAGACGTTTCTATGAGTCATGTGCTGCTCAATCGTCGGATGTTACTGAAGGGACTGGGGTCGGCTGCGATCGGCTTGCCGCTGCTGGAGGAGATGATTCCGTCCAGCCTGGCCGCTGCGGCGCAGCCACAGGTTCCGGTGCGGGCGTTTAACGTCTTCTTTGGTCTGGGAATTCCCGCCCCGCTGCAGACCGAAGGCTTCGACGATGTACTGGAGCCACTCAAACCGCTGCAGGACAAGCTGTTGATCATGCGGAATGTGGACCAGGTGCGTTGCGATGAAAAGGGGATCAACGCGCATTACGACGGTGCTTCCGGCGCCTTCACGGCTGAGCCGCCCGATGGAGAGGCCAAAGCGGGCGGGCCGTCGATTGACCAGGTGATTCGTCAGACGCACTACCCGAAAGGGCTACCGAGCGGGATGGTGCCCACATTAATGGGGGGGACGTTCTTCCGCCGCAGTCGCGTGGGCCGTTATGTGCATAGCTACAACATGGACGGCACGGTGGCCGCGACGATTCAGGAGAAGCCCCGCGACCTGTTTGAGCGGGTGTTCGGGACGGTCTCTGCCGGAGGTTCGGGGAACGATGCAGCGCAGCGACGGCTGCGCCGGAGCGTGCTGGATACGGTCGTGGAGGATTACCGGTTCTATACGGGCCAGAATTCGCCCCTCGGTTCGGCATCGAAAGCGCGGGTGGCCGACCACCTGGACCGGATTCGCGAATACGAGCGGCGGGCGTTTGCGATGCAGCATAAGAACCGGAATGCACCGGAGCCGCCGCCCCGTTCGAAGATTCCGCATGGCGGTCCGGCTGATCCGGGCGGGCAGGGGATTGACATCACGGTGGATGAACTCACCAGCGAATGGCGACTGCTGGCGGACATTTATGCCCTGGCAATTCAGATGGATCGGGTCCGCTTCGGTTCGCTGACGTTCCTGGCGGCGGGCGAGCGGATTCGTCTGACCGGCGATTACGAGTATAACGGCGAGAAACGCTGGACGTTCGATGATCCGAGCCAGTTGAGGGCGAGTGGCGACAAAGGTTGCAGCCACGAGTGGTGGCATAAGTTCAACGAAAAGAAAAAGAACGAGGCACTGCGGGCACACGCGCATCTGAAGATGCGTGAGGTTTCCTATTTCCTGCAGGCGCTGAACAGTGCCGACGCCCGGGAGGCGAACGGGCGGACGATTCTGGAGAACTCGCTGATCACGATCTCGACCGAATCCGGAGACGGGCGGCACAACGATGTGAAACGCGAGCTTTCAGGTGTCTTCCATTGCATTACCGGTGCCAATGGCCGGTTCAAGACCGGGCAGATCATGGACGTGGGCCAGGAGGGGCTGGACGTGTATAATACTCTGCTGGACGCCTTCGGTGCGAAGTTGAAACTGGGACCGGCGAAACGTGACGCGACAGCTGTGGATGCGATCCGTGCTTGAGGGGCGTGCCAGGCAATTGAATTCCGGTGGGACCTGGAGGAAGTATGGAAGAAGAAATTGCTGAAATTGTCCATAAGTATGGTTGGTACGCCGCAAACGTGAGTGATGCGGAACAGCCATTCCTCTACACGATCGGGCTACTGGAGTCCTGGCAGCATCCCGAGCTGATTATCTTTGGACTGGATGCCGAGAATGCATATGCCCTGTTGTCTGGTCTGATTTCTGACATACAGAATGGGAACTCGTATACGGAGAATGCCGTTCAGATGATTGAACTGGGTGAGGACAGGCACCAGGTGGGCTTTCGTTGTGTCCATTCAACTCAGCATCCAATCTACCTCGGGTTTGCGATGGGCTATCAGCGGCATCTCGGACGGCCCGGCGAGCTGAGTGCAATGCAGGTCTTCTGGCCGGATGAGAAAGGGCGCTTTCCCTTTGATCCCGGTTGTGAACTTGACGTTTACCAGTTGCAGCCTCGGCTCGATATCGGCCTGACTCCCCGCGAGGTTCAAGATTTTGAACGTCGGTGGGAATGAAATGAGAGGGCGAATGGAGTGAACGGTTTTAGTCGAACCTCCCGCGGGCCTCTTTCGCGAAGCGTTTACATCGCCTTATGCTTGAGCTGTGCGAAATGGACTCTGATTGCCGTTCCTGCTTTGCCTGACAGGATACATTTGTTTATTGTAGGGCGATGTCTGGTCAGCAGGCTGGAAACTCGGTTCGAAGACATCTTTCCTGAAAAGGTGATGTCGGTCAATCAGCAGTTGTCTGAAACAGGAGGCAGGGAGTGATGGAAAACGAGCGGCCTGAGAAAATTGCTATTGAACATGATGATTATCATGCCAGGCACATTGGTCGGACCGGCGATGGTCGTCAATTCTTTCTGACGACGCCGTTTGAACCTGCTTACCCGAATACGGAGGGATGCGAGTATATCGCCCTGTTTCTGTTTGACCTGGACGGGAATTTAATCGAATCCCGGGTCGATACCCTGGGCCCGCGGGCGACCCTGGATGCCGATGCCTGTCGCGAGAAGTATGAGTCGCGTCTGAACGAACTGGGAGAAGTAGATTTTCAACGAATCGAA
This region includes:
- a CDS encoding efflux RND transporter permease subunit; translated protein: MYWLAEVCVKRPVFALMLITALVVAGLVAFPELGVDRFPNMDMPSIYIRTNYPGAASQEVESEVSAVLEDAVATVAGIEELRSISRDGRSFVIITFNLNRNVDAATQDVRDAVSGAMNLLPPNIDPPIVQKRDLESSPIMTLAVSGPRTSRELYLFADRYVKNVIESSPGVGEVQIAGAADRAVKVDIDADRLAAYQMSILQIRDALVRQNTEVPGGRLDQGFRERSLRTMGRIADASNFPNLVVDTINGTPVRLADLGTVSDDTKEVRTIARLNQAPAVVLTIQKQSGENTVAVVEGIKKMLPRSQELLPDDVTVSVVQDQSRYIVTALHELEKHLVSGSILACITVLLFMRSWRSTVIASVAIPASIISTFAFMKLFGFTLNNVTMLALVLMVGVVIDDAIVVLENVFHCIEERGMTPHDAAIYGTKEIGLAVLATTISLVIVFLPVSFLSSVTGRLLFQFGLTATVAILVSMLVSFSLTPMMCSKLLKAETPSPNGPSSRSGFYHLVETSYLWTLKQSLRFRWLVLAVSIAVICSNYPLYQLVKQDYIPLNVDESEFEIRLEARQGATLQSMNDLIERAETILTDTEGVKTILLTVGSGGFGDVNRASFFVRLTDSETRTFSFDRFFAGLMHADLTAAFRGNFTQREKMSEIRKKLKQIPDTRISVRNLTSLRQGAPVDIDFSITGPDIDGLLEFSNKLREKVKTIPGIVDVYSTLQIDNPELLARIDRERAAALGIDVREIADTLRVAVGGDDRVSRYRDRSVDDAYDVELRLVGLDRGDIQSVSQLYVRTSPQATGDVTSSSAQTGSRLARIDNVVNFEYNTAASRIDRLNRQKMVAVRANLAPGYALGDGIEAMKAAAEEIGIPDGYNTMVLGGGRELERTLSDFGWTMVLSFVFMYIVLAAQFENLVHPMVILLSLPLAVPFGLLSLHWGGETLNLYSALGILVLFGVVKKAAILQIDHTNALQEQGFPRYQAILQANRDRLRPILMTTLSFVAGLIPLLIATGPGAEERRSIAVLAVGGQTLSLLLTLLAIPVLYTFFDDLSALFMKWTGNEKKKPAAPAHSVPHEVPPVHVLAAHIPPPEPAPTSTEQT
- a CDS encoding DUF1592 domain-containing protein, translated to MRSTMNTVVVLLCLALLSVESRLQAAEGLRVTRDLQVLYTFEAGQGDLIQDRSEVGEPLNLNIKNPSEIKWQEGVLTVKGSARIQSAEPAGKLIKALRRANACTVEAWLKPAHDRQKGPARIVSLSRDPNQRNLTLGQEGRRYDVRLRTTSTSGNGMPSMTSPDRLAQPRLTHVVYTRDPAGRALLYVNGKLQAEKRIRGNLSNWDQSFSLTLANEATGDRPWQGDLFLVAVYSRALTKAEVEQNYRAGEKGKPSEQDLLALAQAKQRKLFETKVAPLLAQNCLECHDAASRKGGLDLSHKATAFAGGESGKIIVPGSAEKSLLWEQIVSGDMPPGNTPLKPAEKALLKEWLNGGAHWSVNMIDPAIYNGNSSAQEIWVQRLTIPEYIETVKSTVGVDISQEAYELLPPDLRADGFSNTAYNLNVDLKHVQAYARLAELIVQRMDVLKFARQFSSSRSLNTDATMRKFVGAMGQRLFRGPLDEREITNFSGIATTVASAGGTYEEGVSLILEAMLQSPRFIYRIESQRGDGAAFTAGNFELASRLSYIIWGGPPDEELLKAAQAGKLTDEDVCRKQVARMLKDPRAVDRSAQFVSDWLNLDRLANMRPNELRFPEWDPQLGLDMREETLAFFKEIAWRENRPLSDLFNAQVTFATPQLARHYGLTPQGQGLQRYDLSKVPARGGLLTQGSILTMGGDDASMVTRGLFVLKDLLRGVIGAPPPGVDTTPVPSRPGQSQRMIAEKRMANEACAGCHTRFEPLAFGLEKYDGIGAFHEIDEYKNRLRSDGEILVPGTAKPVAFSTPAELMDLLAESERVRETITWKLTQFSLGRPLGPADASTVQKIHETSQQGGGTYPSLLTAIVMSDLVQKVRTEGQSD
- a CDS encoding DUF1552 domain-containing protein, with the protein product MSHVLLNRRMLLKGLGSAAIGLPLLEEMIPSSLAAAAQPQVPVRAFNVFFGLGIPAPLQTEGFDDVLEPLKPLQDKLLIMRNVDQVRCDEKGINAHYDGASGAFTAEPPDGEAKAGGPSIDQVIRQTHYPKGLPSGMVPTLMGGTFFRRSRVGRYVHSYNMDGTVAATIQEKPRDLFERVFGTVSAGGSGNDAAQRRLRRSVLDTVVEDYRFYTGQNSPLGSASKARVADHLDRIREYERRAFAMQHKNRNAPEPPPRSKIPHGGPADPGGQGIDITVDELTSEWRLLADIYALAIQMDRVRFGSLTFLAAGERIRLTGDYEYNGEKRWTFDDPSQLRASGDKGCSHEWWHKFNEKKKNEALRAHAHLKMREVSYFLQALNSADAREANGRTILENSLITISTESGDGRHNDVKRELSGVFHCITGANGRFKTGQIMDVGQEGLDVYNTLLDAFGAKLKLGPAKRDATAVDAIRA
- a CDS encoding DUF4262 domain-containing protein, whose amino-acid sequence is MEEEIAEIVHKYGWYAANVSDAEQPFLYTIGLLESWQHPELIIFGLDAENAYALLSGLISDIQNGNSYTENAVQMIELGEDRHQVGFRCVHSTQHPIYLGFAMGYQRHLGRPGELSAMQVFWPDEKGRFPFDPGCELDVYQLQPRLDIGLTPREVQDFERRWE